CGACCCGTTCACCGACCTGCGCCCAGGTGACACTGGTCCACCCGTCTTGGTCGGGATAACGGAACGCCTCAGCGTTGGGGGTGGCCGCGACGCGATCGAGAAACATCCGCGGCACCGACGGCGCCCGGTTGTCGATCTTGCTCACGTCGGGCCGCTCGTCGGACTTGCGCGGGCCTGCCATGGCGCGAGTTTATGTCGCGGCGCGCCGCCCGTGGCGAAATCGGGAAGCCCGGGTCTAGTTCTGGTCGAATTCGGCAGGCTCGCGATCCGCCGCGAGGTTGGCCAGCCGCCAGGTGGATTCGCGGTTGCGGGGCCAGAACCCGGCGAGCTGTAACCGGTCCGGCACGAATCTCATCGGCCCCTCCACTGCCACCTCTGCCATCTCAAGTCGGCAGCCGCCCTCGATATCGCTGAGCCGCAGTGTGATTCGCGCTGCCCCGGCAGGACCGAGCCGGGCCAGCAGTACCAGCTCCTCCTGCGGCGTGCAGCGCAGCACCACAGTCTCGTCGTCGATGACCGCAGGCCACACGCCGATCGAGTGCAGGATGCGGGTGCCCGGCGCCGGCCAATCGGCGTCGACCGCACGCATCCGGCTGTTACCGACCACCCATTGCGAGTAGGTCCACCCGTCGGCCAGCACTTCCCAGACTCGTTCCCGTGGCGCGTCGATGTCACGCGTAACGCTCGTTGGCATGCTGGGCGAGTACCCGCTCCACCGGATGTAAACCGTCAACTCACGGTTGACGAAGTGGCATCGTCAACCTACGGTTGACGCATGGAAGACCAGGCTCGCATCGCTTACCCGATCCGACTCGACGACCTCATCGACGGCATCAAGAAGGTCCACACCGACGCCCTTGACCAGCTTTCCGACGCGGTGCTGACCGCGGAAGCCCTCGGTGACCTGGCCGACCACCTGATCGGCCATTTCGTCGATCAGGCCCGCCGGTCGGGTGCTTCGTGGACCGACATCGGCAAGAGCATGGGGGTCACCAAACAGGCGGCACAGAAGCGCTTCGTGCCGAAAATGACCAATCTCGACGCCGCCGATCTGGATCCCGCTCAGGGCTTCGCGCGATTCACCCCGCGGGCCCGCAGCGCCGTCGTCGCCGCCCAGAACGCGGCCCACGGGGCTGGAAATGCCGAGATCACCCAGTCCCACCTGCTGCTGGGTGTGCTCACTGATCCGGCCGCGCTGGCCACTCCCCTGTTACGGGCCCAGCAGATCAGCCCGGATGCGACGCGAGCTGCCATCGTTCTGCCACCACGGGTGGCGGAAGTACCCGCCCTGATCCCATTCGACGCCGGCGCCCGAAAGGCCCTGGAGCTGACCTTCCGCGAAGCACTTCGCCTGGGCCACAATTACATCGGCACCGAGCACATGCTGCTCGCGCTCGCCGAAGCCGAGGAGGACGGCGGCACACTGCACCGGCTGGGATTCGACAAGGCGCGCGCCGAGGCCGACATCGTCGAGATGCTCGCCGCGGTCACCTCGACCAAGGAGCCGTGAGCACCGCCGGCCATCAAAAACTCAGCGTCAGGTGTCAAGGCATCGTCAAGAAATCACAAACCGGGCTCACCCCGGCGTATCGATTGAGCCATGACGCTTTCTGAGTTGCTTCCCTCCCTCGGGCACGCCGGACTCGACCGTCGAATCTGGCCCTCGAGCACTCACTTGGACGACCTCGGGCAGCTCTGCATCGGAGGGGTGCCGCTGACCGAGGTAGCCGACAAATTCCGCACGCCCACCTACGTATTGGACGAATCGGACTTCCGCAGCCGGATCAGCCGTTACCGTGCCGCGCTGCCGGGCGTGTCGATCGCCTACGCGGGCAAATCCCTGCTGACCACCACCGTCGCCCGCTGGGTCGAGGAGCACGGCGCCGACCTCGACGTCTGTTCGGGCGGCGAGCTGGCCGTCGCATTGGCCGCGGGCGTGAACCCGGCGCGAATCATCATGCACGGCAACGCCAAAACACCTGATGAGCTGCGCGACGCTGCGGCCGCCGGGGTGGGCCGGGTGGTACTGGACTCACCGCTGGAGATCGCCTTCCTATCCGGTCAGGTTCGCCGCCGCCAAACCGTGCTACTCCGGGTCATTCCCGGCGTCGACATCGGCGGACATCCCGCCGTCGTCACCGGCGTCGAAGACCAGAAGTTCGGGTTCACCATCGCTGGTGACCGTGCGC
This is a stretch of genomic DNA from Mycobacterium sp. ELW1. It encodes these proteins:
- a CDS encoding SRPBCC family protein, with translation MPTSVTRDIDAPRERVWEVLADGWTYSQWVVGNSRMRAVDADWPAPGTRILHSIGVWPAVIDDETVVLRCTPQEELVLLARLGPAGAARITLRLSDIEGGCRLEMAEVAVEGPMRFVPDRLQLAGFWPRNRESTWRLANLAADREPAEFDQN
- a CDS encoding Clp protease N-terminal domain-containing protein; the protein is MEDQARIAYPIRLDDLIDGIKKVHTDALDQLSDAVLTAEALGDLADHLIGHFVDQARRSGASWTDIGKSMGVTKQAAQKRFVPKMTNLDAADLDPAQGFARFTPRARSAVVAAQNAAHGAGNAEITQSHLLLGVLTDPAALATPLLRAQQISPDATRAAIVLPPRVAEVPALIPFDAGARKALELTFREALRLGHNYIGTEHMLLALAEAEEDGGTLHRLGFDKARAEADIVEMLAAVTSTKEP